The Dyadobacter sp. 676 DNA window ATGCGATTTTTACAACCAGAGAACCCCATTTTAAATTTCCCTAATAAAATTACCCGAAAGGATTTCGAAGGCTGGATACAGGAACGCGGTTTGTATTTCGCCCAGGATTGGGACAAAAAGAACTACGTAGCGCTGTTCTCGGCGAATGATAAAGGGGAAAGCGCCAAGGAAGGCAGCACGCTTTACGCGCAATATGGCAAGGGACATTATATATACACCGGCCTGTCGTTTTTCCGCGAGCTGCCTGCAGGCGTAACCGGCGCTTACCGCTTGTTTGCGAATATGATCTCGGTCGGCACGAAATAGCGAATATGGATGCCCGGCGGGTTGGATGTGGTCAGGTTTCGTCAGGTATTGTTTAGTGTGGTCAAGTATATTGAGAATATACGACTACGCCTGACGACACTTGACTATTCTTGACTATACATGACCACACCTGACTATTCTTGACTATACATGACCACACCTGACTATTCTTGACCACCTAACAAAACCTGACTATTTTACCATGAGGCCAAGCTTTACTTCACGTTCTTTCGTCTGTTCCGTTGAAAATCTTCCAGTACAAAGCCGCCTAGTCCCTGCAAATTGCTGTAATAGGCCCGGCCGTTATTGACCTGCGTAAAGTTCTGAACAAATTGTTTCAGATAAGGGTCGGTGGCGATCATAAAAGTCGTGACCGGAATATCCAGCCTGCGGCACTGCGCAGCCAGGGTCAGCGTCTTGTTGATAATCTTGCGATCGAGGCCGAAGCTGTTTTTATAATATCTGATACCTTCTTTCAGGCAAGTCGGCTTGCCGTCGGTGATCATGAAGATCTGCTTATTCCGCGTCTTTTTGCGGCGCAGGATGTCCATCGCCAATTCCAGTCCGGCGACGGTATTGGTATGATAAGGGCCTACTTCCAGGTACGGCAAGTCTTTCAACTGAATCTGCCAGGCGTCATTCCCGAAAACGATAATGTCCAGCGAATCCTTCGGGTACTTGGTTCTGATGAGCTCCGCCAGCGCTAGCGCTACTTTCTTGGCCGGCGTAATACGGTCCTCGCCATACAGAATCATCGAGTGGCTGATATCGATCATTACCACGGTCGCGGTGGTAGTCTTTTGCTCCCGTTCCACTACTTCCAGGTCGTTTTCCATCAACATAAAATCCCCGATCCCGTGGTTGACCTGCGCATTCCTGATGGATTCGGTCATCGAAATCTGGTCGAGCGTATCGCCAAACTGGAAATCGCGGATGTCGCTGGTGAGTTCGTCGCCCACGCCCAGGTGCGGCGTATGATGGTTACCGCCGGATTTTGACCTTTTCAGTTTTCCGAAAATCTCGTCCAAAGCACTTTTACGGATGCTTTTCTCGGCTTTGGGCGTCATAATGAGCCTGCTTTCACCTTCCTGCTTTTCCTCGGTAACGTAGCCTTTCTTTTTAAGGTCTTCGAAAAAATCGCCGATCCCGTAGGAATCGTTGGTAAGGTTATACTGGCGGTCGAGCTGGCTCAACCACGACATCGCCTCGGAGACGTCACCGGACGTCATCAACAGCAATTGCTGAAAAATATCAAAAAGCTGCTCGAATTTGCTGTTCGGCCCTTGCTCGGGCGGAATGTATTTGGTGAAACGATGTCCTCGCATATTGGCAGGTATTGAAAACAGACGGCTACTTTCAAATGTAATCGAAAGTAGCCGTCCGGGGTTAAAAAAATTTCGAATTATGCCTCTTCGGTGCAGAATTCTTCGAAAGCCATTTTCAAATGCTCTGCGATCATCTGTGCCGAACGGCCTTCGATGTGATGGCGCTCCACGAAATGGATCAGCTCTCCGTCTTTGAACAGCGCTACCGCCGGTGACGACGGAGGATATGGCAATGTGTATTCGCGCATTCTGGCCGTAGCTTCCAGGTCCGCACCGGCGAATACCGTCGCAAGATGGTCGGGCTTCACTTCGCTGCCAGCCAATGCCGCTCTCACGCCCGGACGCGCAGCACCAGCCGCACAGCCACATACCGAATTAATCACAACCAAAGCGGTTCCTTTGGCATTTTTCATGAAGTTGTCGACTTCCTCTGCGGTTGTCAGATCCTGAAAACCGGCGTCTACCAGCTCGGCCTTCATCGGAGCCACTAATTGTGGTGGATACATAATATGTTAATGTTTAAAAGTTGTTGTTACTTATTTGTACTTCGGCTATCGAAATTGTTAAAAAAGCTGACAGCCGAAAGCCGACGGCCGAAGTTCTCCCTACATGAACCCGAGTTCCAGTTTGGCTTCCTCGGACATCATTTCTGTTGAATAAGGCGGATCAAAAGTCAATTCGACGCTCACATCATTCACACCTTCCACCTCGCGGATTTTTTTGCTCCACTTCTCCCGGCAGCGTTCCAGCGGACGGGCATGAAGGCGAAGTCAGCGTCATCGACACGAACACGTTATTGATCGGAAATACTTTCAGATCATAAATCAATCCCAGTTCATACACATCCACTGGTATTTCCGGGTCGTAAACCGTCTTAATGGCCTTGATAACTTCTTCTTTCAGTTCTGACTCTGACATCGCAAGTCTTGTTAATAGTTATGCATTCACCGATTTGGCCTGGAAGGCGAAACCATACGCTTTCATTTGTTTGAGCATCGCCGCCAATCCATTCGACCGCGTTTGTGCCAGATGCTGGTGCAGGCCGATTTTTTCCATGAAATACACGTCTGCTTTCGCAATCTCTTCGGGTGTATGGCCCGAAAGTACCTTCACCAGCATGCTCACCAGCCCGCGCACGATAATCGCGTCGCTGTCCGCCTCAAATTTCAGAAGGTCGCCGTCCATATAGGCATTCAGCCACACCCGGGATTGGCAACCTTTGATAATATTTTCTTCGGTCTTGTATTGCTCTTCCAATGGGGGGGAACTGCTTTCCGAGGTCGATAATGAACTCGTATTTGCTCTCCCAGTCATCAAACAATTCGAAATCCGAAATTAGTTCGTCCTGTATTTCGTTTATGGTCATCGTAAATTCGATTTAAGCTACCGCGGTGCGGCTTTCGACCCAGTTGATAAGCTCTTCCGCTTCCTCTAAACCCTCTTTTGAAATAATTACATTTCGTTCACCATCGTAAGCCATCGACAGGTGGAGAATGTTATAGATAGAATTAAACACGTCCAGGGCCTTCCGATCTATTTTGCGGAGATTCTCCTGATACCATTCCGCACTTTTTCTTCCCTTTTTTGCTCCAATAAGAACATCCAGTGCAATCAAAACACCAGAATATGCGGCATGTCCGGCCAGCTTGACATACTTCTTGTCCTGGTAATACTTCCCTTCCTTCCTGGCCTTGTCCCTCAGTAATTCTTTTGCATTGTCAAGGTATCTCCTTGCTTCCTGTACTGAATTCTCCATAATGCGTATATAGTTTAAAATGAATCAATGCCAGTAATTTAAAAAATTATCCCAACATCCGCTTCACCTTATGAAGCCCCTGAACGAGCCGGTCGATCTCCTCGGTTGTATTGTAAACAGCAAACGACGCACGCGAGGTTCCGGTGATGTTGAAGCGGTTCATCAACGGCTGGGTGCAGTGGTGCCCCGTGCGGACGGCGATACCCTGCTGATCGAGCAGGACGCCGATATCCTGGTGATGAATGCCGTCGATTACAAAGGACAGCACGCTGACTTTATTCTTCGCCCGGCCGATGATTCTCAATCCTTCTACCTCTTTCACAGCTTCGGTTGCGTATTCAAGCAATTCGTGCTCGTATGCCGCGATATTAAGCTTACCGAGGCTATCGACATAATCCAGCGCAAATCTGGCCGCTACCACATCGGCGATGTTAGGCGTACCGGCCTCGAACTTGTAAGGCAGCTCGTTATAGGTCGTTTTGGCAAAAGTAACTTCCTTGATCATCTCGCCGCCACCGCGGTAAGGAGGCATCGCATTGAGCAAATCGCGCTTGCCGTAGAGAATGCCCATTCCGGTAGGACCGTAGATTTTATGCAGCGAAAGCGAATAGAAGTCACAATCCAGGTCCTGCACATCGATTTCAATGTGCGAGCTGGCCTGCGCGCCGTCGATGAGCACCTTCGCGCCTACCGCGTGGGCTTTCGCGATGATTTCCTTGACGGGGTTGATGGTGCCCAGCGAGTTGGAAACGTGTACTACG harbors:
- a CDS encoding VWA domain-containing protein, with product MRGHRFTKYIPPEQGPNSKFEQLFDIFQQLLLMTSGDVSEAMSWLSQLDRQYNLTNDSYGIGDFFEDLKKKGYVTEEKQEGESRLIMTPKAEKSIRKSALDEIFGKLKRSKSGGNHHTPHLGVGDELTSDIRDFQFGDTLDQISMTESIRNAQVNHGIGDFMLMENDLEVVEREQKTTTATVVMIDISHSMILYGEDRITPAKKVALALAELIRTKYPKDSLDIIVFGNDAWQIQLKDLPYLEVGPYHTNTVAGLELAMDILRRKKTRNKQIFMITDGKPTCLKEGIRYYKNSFGLDRKIINKTLTLAAQCRRLDIPVTTFMIATDPYLKQFVQNFTQVNNGRAYYSNLQGLGGFVLEDFQRNRRKNVK
- a CDS encoding BrxA/BrxB family bacilliredoxin, with protein sequence MYPPQLVAPMKAELVDAGFQDLTTAEEVDNFMKNAKGTALVVINSVCGCAAGAARPGVRAALAGSEVKPDHLATVFAGADLEATARMREYTLPYPPSSPAVALFKDGELIHFVERHHIEGRSAQMIAEHLKMAFEEFCTEEA
- a CDS encoding DUF5618 family protein, with translation MENSVQEARRYLDNAKELLRDKARKEGKYYQDKKYVKLAGHAAYSGVLIALDVLIGAKKGRKSAEWYQENLRKIDRKALDVFNSIYNILHLSMAYDGERNVIISKEGLEEAEELINWVESRTAVA
- a CDS encoding cysteine desulfurase; its protein translation is MSHNLNISSIRNDFPILNEVVNGKQLVYFDNAATTQKPRLVLDALSGYYEHYNANIHRGIHYLAEKATSAFEQSRKRLQAFLNAGHSEEIIFTYGTTDGINLVASTYGRKFLKEGDEIIISTMEHHSNIVPWQMLCEEKGCILKVIPINDDGELLMDEYEKLLTERTKFVSVVHVSNSLGTINPVKEIIAKAHAVGAKVLIDGAQASSHIEIDVQDLDCDFYSLSLHKIYGPTGMGILYGKRDLLNAMPPYRGGGEMIKEVTFAKTTYNELPYKFEAGTPNIADVVAARFALDYVDSLGKLNIAAYEHELLEYATEAVKEVEGLRIIGRAKNKVSVLSFVIDGIHHQDIGVLLDQQGIAVRTGHHCTQPLMNRFNITGTSRASFAVYNTTEEIDRLVQGLHKVKRMLG